Genomic DNA from Paenibacillus borealis:
TGGGATCAGGATACTTCTCCTGTTCTGCCGCATCCGGCCGATGCTGTAATCTATGAGCTGCATGTACGTGATTTCTCGGCTCATGAAAGCTCGGGTCTTACCCATAAGGGGAAATTCAAGGCGTTCACTGAGATAGGACTGCGGGATTCTGCAGGTCATGCGCTGGGCATTGACCATCTGGCTGAGCTGGGGATTACTCATGTGCATCTGCTGCCGGTATTCGACTTCCAGACGGTGGATGAGCTGAAGGTTCCCGGTGAAGCACCGCGGTCTCCACTATTCACAGACTACAATTGGGGCTATGACCCCCAGCACTATAATGTGCCTGAAGGCTCATACAGCACAGACCCGGCCAGTCCGCCTGTCCGGATCCGTGAATTCAAGGAGATGGTGCAGGCACTGCACAGCCGCGGGATCTCTGTCATTATGGATGTGGTCTACAATCATACGTATTCTATTGAACAAGGCCCCTTCCAGCCGCTTGTGCCGGATTATTTCTACCGCCACGACTATAGCGGCCGGCTCTCCAACGGCTCGGGTGTCGGCAATGAACTGGCTACCGAGCAGCCGATGGTACGCAAATATATCAAAGACTCTTTGTCTTACTGGGCTTCGGAATATCATATCGACGGTTTCCGCTTTGATCTGATGGGATTGATGGACAGTGTGACCATGCGCGAGATCACGGAAGAGCTGCGGCTGGAGATCAATCCGGCCCTGCTGCTCTACGGTGAGCCCTGGACGGGCGGAGACTCTCCGCTTGCCACTAAGACGCTCAAGGGTGTGCAGCGCGGCAAAGGGTATGCCGTCTTCAACGATAACTTCCGCTCTGCCATCAAGGGAGACAGTGACGGCTGGGGCAAGGGATTCGCTACCGGAGAATACGGTAAAGAAGGCGCGGTTGCTTCCGGGATCAAGGGAGCGATACATGAGTTCACTGATTCGCCTGTAGAGACAGTAAACTATGTAACGGCGCATGATAATCTGAATCTGTGGGACAAAATTCTCGCCACTCAGGGATTGCGCAAGGAAGCGCGTTTGCTGGAGCTTGAGAATGGTAAGCTGCGGGGCGGCGGGGATCTGGAAACCGCCGTGGAGCAGGCTGACCCGTATTTCGCGATTGATACCTTGGATGTGCTGGAGAATGAGACCGTACGGCGTTCTCTGCTGGCTAACGGGATCATCCTGACCTCGCAGGGAATACCATTCCTGCACGCCGGGGATGAGCTGCTGCGCAGCAAATACGGGGACCATAACAGCTACCGAAGTCCTGACTGCATCAATGCCATCCGCTGGGAGAACAAGAAGAAGTTCATTCCCGTGTTTCAATATTACAAAGGTCTGATTGAGCTGCGGCGGGGACATCCGGCTTTCCGGCTGCATGGACGCCAGGAGATTGAGCGCAGTCTTGAGTTCCTGCGCTGTGAGGACGGAGTGGTTGCCTATGTGCTGAAGAATCATGCCGGCGGCGATGTATGGAATAATATTGTTGTGATCTTCAATGCTAATATGGGACCGGTAACCCAGTGTCTCCCTGAATCCTCAGGCTGCTGGAATATCGTCGTTGATCATACCCATGCAGGACCGGAGGCCTTCCGGCAGACAGAGAACGGCAGTATCGAAGTTGCCGGGTTGTCGATGATGGTGCTCTACGATAAATACGGCGAACCCGAACCGAGATCGAAGGTAGTGGAGGTTCATTATGAACGGCCGGACGGCGATTACCGGGGCTGGAATCTCTGGGTATGGGGTACAGGCATTCAGGATGGACAACGGGACTTCCAGCACATGGAGGACGGTCACGCAGTAGCGCGGATCGAGGTGCTGCCAGGCACAGCGTCTATCGGATATATCCTGCGGCTGAATGACTGGGAAGAAAAAGACAGCATGGGTGACCGCTTCATCGACTGCTCCGGCAGCGCGGATCCGGTTAAGGTAAGGGTCAGTGACCGCCGGCACGAGCATGAGGGAGATACAGAAGGACCACTTCAACGGAGTAGTTAAGCAATAAATTAAGAGCTGTCCTGCATATCTCCCCTTAGTGGGAGTCGCAGGATAGCTTCTTTATGCTCCGACTCTTGTTTTCGCTTTTATTGAACTTAAGATTTTAACATAAAACCAATCTTTCACCCAATGTATATTTGGACTTCCGGGCGGCTGCTGTTGTCGCAGGAATTCCTTGATTCATTCGGCTTTCTGTGGCAGAGATCTGGTAACTTTTTATATAATCCTGCCCATAATACAACATTTCCGCCATCATTCCGGCCCAAATCCAAAATTGTTGTATAAAAGGCAGGATTTTATCTTGATCAAGCGGCTTAGCAGGATTAATCTTGTATTTTATACAACAATCTTTCCGAACGCCCGGTTACCATTGAATCTAAGTTGCAAAATGTACAACATTTATGTCTATTGTACCTCCTAAGTAGCCTTCATATCTTAGAGTTAAAGCAAAGCGGACTTTCATTACAACAAATAAAATCATAATAAGTAACAGGGAGGAAGGAAATGAAAAAAAATAAGCTCTCCAAACTTTTTACTATTGCCGCATTATTATTAGTTGTTGGCGGTTCGCTTGCTTTTGCAGCTGTTACTACTGCTTGGGCTTCCGGCGCTGCTAAATGGTATAGCAATAGTGAAACTGCCGAGCCTAATTCAGTAAATTCTTCTAGCGAAAAAACAATTCATTTGCATCCTAACTGGGCAGTTTACTATAAGGATGACAATGAGTTGGCTGATGCTGCAGATCTAGTGGTTCAAGGGATCGTTAAGGAGGATCTGGGAAGTAACATTGACAATAAGGGAGCCTACTATTCTTATTACACAGATGTTAGCTTGGAAGTCACCAAGGTAATCAAAGGTGATCCAGCTGAGGATCAAAAAGCCATTAGAGTATCTCAAATGGGAGGTTCTGACGGAAGTGTGAATGTCGTTGCAGAGGGTTCTACCAAGTTATTAAAGGATCAAGAGGTGACATTATTCTTAAAAAGGCTTAATGATGAACGTTATATTCCTATAAATGAAGATGAGAGTATATTCGTTAATGCAGGGGGAGAGTTTCTTAATACTGCTAATGGTGGTTCCTTGAGTATACAATAACCTTAACTATAATCATAACTATAAAAAGCCCGCATTTGTGGATGATCCAAGTTGGTCATACCAGTGCGGGCTTTTTGTAGTTTGTAGATTATCCTTAACTG
This window encodes:
- the pulA gene encoding type I pullulanase; the protein is MSSNYINAESVMETYEGKDLGLTYSAEYSMFKVWAPTAFAVSLVLYTTGGNGISAGHTGDYRDSGRIINMQRSDGGIWGVRVSGDLKGKYYMYRTVFADGSINEAADPYAMAVSANGLRTAIIDLQDTHPAGWDQDTSPVLPHPADAVIYELHVRDFSAHESSGLTHKGKFKAFTEIGLRDSAGHALGIDHLAELGITHVHLLPVFDFQTVDELKVPGEAPRSPLFTDYNWGYDPQHYNVPEGSYSTDPASPPVRIREFKEMVQALHSRGISVIMDVVYNHTYSIEQGPFQPLVPDYFYRHDYSGRLSNGSGVGNELATEQPMVRKYIKDSLSYWASEYHIDGFRFDLMGLMDSVTMREITEELRLEINPALLLYGEPWTGGDSPLATKTLKGVQRGKGYAVFNDNFRSAIKGDSDGWGKGFATGEYGKEGAVASGIKGAIHEFTDSPVETVNYVTAHDNLNLWDKILATQGLRKEARLLELENGKLRGGGDLETAVEQADPYFAIDTLDVLENETVRRSLLANGIILTSQGIPFLHAGDELLRSKYGDHNSYRSPDCINAIRWENKKKFIPVFQYYKGLIELRRGHPAFRLHGRQEIERSLEFLRCEDGVVAYVLKNHAGGDVWNNIVVIFNANMGPVTQCLPESSGCWNIVVDHTHAGPEAFRQTENGSIEVAGLSMMVLYDKYGEPEPRSKVVEVHYERPDGDYRGWNLWVWGTGIQDGQRDFQHMEDGHAVARIEVLPGTASIGYILRLNDWEEKDSMGDRFIDCSGSADPVKVRVSDRRHEHEGDTEGPLQRSS